The following proteins come from a genomic window of Alosa alosa isolate M-15738 ecotype Scorff River chromosome 2, AALO_Geno_1.1, whole genome shotgun sequence:
- the LOC125290941 gene encoding TOG array regulator of axonemal microtubules protein 1-like — protein MDFQEEFGKLHADNEEMKEMMLQLLVLRQEQNRNTGTLICTACSQHQLLPHLQPHLLPLPHNPTMLCGPLQPLHASAAPGQRKLLAPIPPASPHHQLQRSARATLRPMSAQQKERQTNKELLQEVLELAEEIKLASLNDTKAWDQTGSSVGSLRSVDRRTPSALRTLPFLNSPIAPAIPAPPKTTSHSQFQSRLPRLKKTISVNVVTAVTEQKSVESLTGRQEETREQKEVKKRKVNEARHPNKTQLAKNLPELAKLRPLSCPEQALLQAFTVLSDDDWEKKIEALISIRSLAQHHAKVLLPRLHDVCLAVNQEVKNLRSVVSRAAMVTLAHLFAHLGQDMDAEAEGAARTLLPKAGESSSFMKDMDLALGYMVYNTNPIRSMNALINGGLSHKHTAVRKSTARHLEKVTEVMGAARLLSGKKDLTARFIHAASCLALDNTLEVRNQARSILSVVASHPDLIKMVERFAPLSDQIRMKDFINKCQKRPLR, from the exons ATGGATTTTCAAGAGGAGTTTGGAAAACTCCATGCAGATAATGAGGAGATGAAAGAAATGATGCTACAGCTACTGGTTTTACGCCAGGAGCAGAATCGGAACACCGGCACCCTGATCTGTACCGCATGT TCTCAGCATCAGCTGCTTCCTCATCTCCAGCCTCATCTTCTGCCCTTGCCCCACAATCCCACAATGCTTTGCGGCCCACTCCAGCCCTTGCATGCCAGTGCGGCACCTGGCCAGCGGAAGCTGCTAGCCCCCATACCCCCTGcatccccccaccaccagcTGCAGCGGTCTGCGAGGGCTACGCTGAGACCCATGAGTGCTCAGCAGAAAGAGCGCCAGACTAACAAGGAACTCCTGCAGGAGGTCCTGGAACTCGCTGAGGAGATCAAACTCGCCAGTCTCAACGATACCAAAGCCTGGGACCAGACAGGCAGCTCTGTGGGCAGCCTCAGGTCTGTGGATCGCAGGACACCGTCGGCGCTCCGTACTCTGCCCTTCCTCAATTCACCAATTGCCCCTGCTATCCCCGCCCCCCCAAAGACAACCAGTCACAGTCAGTTCCAGAGTAGACTACCCCGTCTCAAGAAGACAATATCAGTCAATGTGGTCACTGCTGTGACAG AGCAAAAGTCTGTTGAGTCTCTGACAGGGAGGCAGGAGGAAACGAGGGAGCAGAAGGAGGTGAAGAAGAGGAAAGTGAACGAGGCGAGGCATCCAAACAAGACCCAGCTGGCCAAGAATCTCCCAGAGTTGGCCAAACTGCGCCCACTGTCCTGTCCCGAGCAGGCCCTCCTGCAGGCCTTTACAGTGCTCAGCGACGATGACTG GGAGAAGAAGATCGAGGCCCTGATCTCCATTAGATCTCTGGCTCAACACCACGCCAAGGTGCTGCTACCCAGGCTGCATGATGTTTGTCTGGCCGTCAATCAAGAG GTGAAGAACCTGCGCTCAGTGGTGTCCCGTGCTGCCATGGTGACACTGGCCCACCTGTTTGCTCACCTGGGGCAGGACATGGATGCAGAGGCCGAGGGCGCAGCCCGGACACTGCTGCCGAAGGCTGGAGAGTCTAGCAGCTTCATGAAGGACATGGATCTGGCCCTGGGGTACATGGTGTATAACACCAACCCCATCCGCAGCATGAATGCTCTCATTAACGGAGGACTCAG TCACAAACATACAGCCGTGAGGAAGAGCACTGCACGGCACCTGGAGAAAGTGACGGAGGTCATGGGGGCAGCTCGTCTCCTGTCCGGCAAAAAGGACCTGACTGCCCGCTTCATCCATGCTGCTAGCTGCCTGGCCCTTGACAACACACTGGAAGTCAG GAATCAGGCCCGTAGCATTCTGTCTGTAGTGGCCTCCCATCCCGACCTCATCAAGATGGTGGAAAGGTTCGCCCCTCTGAGTGATCAAATCCGCATGAAGGACTTTATCAACAAATGCCAGAAAAG ACCTTTGCGTTGA